From the Phycisphaeraceae bacterium genome, one window contains:
- a CDS encoding helix-turn-helix transcriptional regulator yields the protein MSKDEFGDFVRRRRTTHREHDRSYSLRQVAERIGVEPSFLSKVERGTQPPPSEARIIALAQELGEDPDVLLALAGKVSSDLREVILKRPKLFAELIRAVRDAPDDAILRVVREVRDGDW from the coding sequence ATGAGCAAGGACGAGTTCGGTGATTTCGTCCGCAGACGGCGTACCACGCACCGCGAGCATGACCGCAGCTACTCGCTGCGGCAGGTGGCCGAGCGGATCGGCGTCGAACCCTCGTTCCTGAGCAAGGTCGAACGCGGAACACAGCCCCCGCCCTCGGAGGCCCGCATCATCGCCCTGGCGCAGGAACTCGGCGAAGATCCGGATGTTTTGCTTGCCTTGGCCGGCAAAGTGTCGTCTGATCTGCGTGAAGTGATTCTCAAGCGACCGAAGCTCTTTGCAGAGCTGATCCGGGCCGTGCGTGACGCCCCGGATGACGCGATCCTCCGGGTGGTCCGCGAGGTTCGAGACGGAGACTGGTAA
- a CDS encoding Swt1 family HEPN domain-containing protein, whose protein sequence is MAKTNHARVGEGLELLNDGLRPFVEREMKAHHDKKWTGVVLEILDNKTRGKTAPGSDEIHWDTTALLTVMWDQWNTVFRNTLGPAERSLVSELRDIRNRWAHQNTFNSDDGYRALDSIERLLLAVSAGDQAEKANAIKTELMRTKFDQQRRDEKKKMLPIEGQPSGNLRPWREIVTPHKDVASGRYQQAEFAADLWQVYQGEAVSEYQHPVEFFRRTFITGGLQQLLVNALRRLTPGDGGSSGDPVVELQTNFGGGKTHSMLALWHMLSGAKAGDLAGVDNVITEAEVKGLPQNVRRAVLVGTKISPGKPSKKEDGTVVHTLWGEIAWQLGGKEGYEMVRGDDENATNPGDTLKELFNKYSPCLILIDEWVAYARQLHEGSKLPAGTFDTQFTFAQALSESAKAAKNTLLVVSVPASDNEIGGNWGQQALARLKNAIGRVESSWRPASPDEGFEIVRRRLFEPIGDNKLFAQRDLVARTFVDMYGAQQNEFPSECREGEYERRVKMAYPIHPELFDRLYDDWSTLDKFQRTRGVLRLMAAVIHALWERQDSNLLIMPATVPLDDPNVRSELAHYLEDQWDAVISKDVDGEHSLPLNVDRENPGTLGRYSACRRVSRTIYMGSAPIQKAANRGIDERHVKLGCVQPGEAVATFGDALRRLTDKATYLYVDGARYWYSTQPTVTRLAEDRATQLHEHDVIDEVVKRLRKEAQYRGEFSKVHACVASSDVVDDREARLVILGPEFPHTKNQPESLARQEAQAILDMRGSSPRNYRNSIVFLAADATRQKELLQAVRQYLAWTSIWDEREQLNLDNFQTKQAETKCRNADETVKARIPETYQWLLVPSQPDPKAQPEWIEIRQQGQESLANRASKKLANEELLLAQLGGTRLRLELDRVPLWRGDHVSVKQLVDDFATYLYLPRLQSPDVLIAAIRDGLSRLTWQSDTFAYADSWDEKAQRYIGLQSGRSVRVLADGQSMLIKAEVAKAQMDAEAAAAAASTGTGNGSNGQGTAAATNATGRETVTTGSSSGGGTQPPEPAKPVYRRFYGSVQLDSLRAGRDASRIADEVIQHLTKLVDAEVEITLEIQAKLPDGASDKTVRDVTENCRTLKFESFGFEEA, encoded by the coding sequence ATGGCAAAGACAAATCACGCACGTGTTGGCGAAGGACTGGAACTGCTGAACGACGGCCTGCGGCCGTTCGTCGAGCGGGAGATGAAGGCCCACCACGACAAGAAGTGGACGGGCGTCGTCCTGGAAATCCTCGACAACAAGACTCGCGGCAAGACCGCCCCCGGAAGTGACGAGATTCACTGGGACACCACGGCCCTGCTGACGGTGATGTGGGACCAGTGGAACACGGTGTTCCGCAACACGCTGGGGCCGGCCGAGCGGTCGCTGGTGTCGGAACTGCGGGACATCCGCAACCGCTGGGCGCACCAGAACACGTTCAACAGCGATGACGGCTACCGGGCGCTGGACAGCATCGAGCGGCTGCTGCTGGCGGTGTCGGCGGGCGACCAGGCGGAGAAGGCCAACGCGATCAAGACGGAGCTGATGCGGACGAAGTTCGACCAGCAGCGGCGCGACGAGAAGAAAAAGATGCTGCCGATCGAGGGCCAGCCGTCGGGCAACCTGCGGCCGTGGCGGGAGATCGTCACGCCGCACAAGGATGTTGCGAGCGGTCGTTATCAGCAGGCGGAATTCGCGGCGGACCTGTGGCAGGTGTACCAGGGCGAGGCGGTGAGCGAGTACCAGCATCCGGTGGAGTTCTTCCGGCGAACGTTCATCACCGGTGGCCTGCAACAGCTTCTGGTCAATGCCCTGCGACGGCTGACGCCTGGAGATGGTGGCTCAAGCGGCGACCCGGTGGTCGAGCTTCAGACGAACTTCGGCGGCGGCAAGACACACTCGATGTTGGCGCTGTGGCACATGCTCAGCGGCGCGAAGGCGGGCGACCTGGCGGGCGTGGACAACGTGATCACCGAGGCGGAGGTCAAAGGTCTGCCGCAGAACGTGCGGCGGGCGGTGCTGGTGGGCACGAAGATCTCGCCCGGCAAGCCCAGCAAGAAGGAGGACGGCACGGTCGTCCACACACTCTGGGGCGAGATCGCCTGGCAGCTTGGCGGCAAGGAAGGTTACGAGATGGTTCGCGGCGATGATGAGAACGCCACGAACCCCGGCGACACGCTGAAGGAACTGTTCAACAAGTACTCGCCGTGCCTGATCCTGATTGACGAATGGGTCGCCTACGCACGGCAGTTGCATGAGGGTAGCAAACTGCCGGCTGGAACCTTTGACACACAGTTTACCTTTGCCCAAGCGCTGAGCGAGAGTGCCAAGGCGGCGAAGAACACGCTGCTGGTGGTGAGCGTCCCGGCGTCGGACAACGAGATCGGCGGGAACTGGGGCCAGCAGGCGTTGGCGCGGCTGAAGAACGCCATCGGCCGCGTCGAGTCGTCGTGGCGACCGGCGAGCCCGGACGAGGGCTTTGAGATTGTGCGGCGGCGACTGTTCGAACCGATTGGCGACAACAAGTTGTTTGCCCAGCGCGACCTGGTGGCCCGGACATTCGTGGACATGTATGGGGCGCAGCAGAACGAGTTCCCCTCGGAATGCCGCGAGGGTGAGTACGAACGCCGAGTCAAGATGGCGTACCCGATTCACCCGGAGTTGTTCGATCGGCTCTATGACGACTGGTCAACACTGGATAAGTTCCAACGGACTCGCGGCGTGCTGCGGTTGATGGCGGCGGTGATCCACGCGTTGTGGGAGCGGCAGGACAGCAATCTGCTGATCATGCCCGCCACGGTGCCGCTTGATGACCCCAATGTTCGCTCTGAACTTGCACACTATCTGGAGGACCAGTGGGATGCTGTGATCAGCAAGGATGTGGACGGCGAGCATTCACTGCCGCTGAACGTCGACCGGGAGAACCCAGGCACGCTGGGGAGGTACTCGGCCTGCCGGCGCGTGTCCCGAACGATCTACATGGGTTCGGCTCCGATCCAGAAGGCGGCGAATCGCGGCATCGACGAGCGGCATGTGAAACTTGGCTGCGTGCAGCCGGGCGAGGCCGTGGCGACGTTCGGTGACGCCCTGCGGCGGCTGACCGACAAGGCGACGTACCTGTACGTGGATGGTGCCCGCTACTGGTATTCCACGCAGCCAACGGTGACACGGTTGGCCGAGGACCGGGCGACGCAACTTCACGAGCACGACGTGATCGACGAGGTCGTGAAGCGGCTGCGCAAGGAGGCTCAGTATCGAGGCGAGTTCAGCAAGGTCCACGCGTGCGTGGCCAGCAGCGATGTGGTGGACGACCGCGAAGCCCGTCTGGTCATCCTTGGGCCGGAGTTCCCCCACACGAAGAACCAGCCCGAGAGTCTGGCACGCCAGGAAGCACAGGCGATCCTGGACATGCGTGGGTCCAGCCCGAGGAACTATCGCAACTCCATCGTCTTCCTGGCGGCGGATGCCACGCGGCAGAAGGAGCTTCTGCAGGCGGTCCGGCAGTACCTGGCCTGGACGTCGATCTGGGACGAGCGGGAGCAGCTCAACCTGGACAACTTCCAGACCAAACAGGCGGAAACGAAGTGCCGAAACGCCGACGAGACTGTGAAGGCTCGTATCCCGGAGACGTACCAGTGGCTGCTGGTGCCGAGCCAGCCAGACCCCAAGGCCCAGCCAGAGTGGATCGAGATTCGCCAGCAAGGCCAGGAGTCGTTGGCGAACCGGGCGTCCAAGAAGCTCGCGAACGAAGAGCTCCTGCTGGCGCAGTTGGGTGGGACGCGGCTGCGTCTGGAACTGGACCGCGTGCCGCTCTGGCGTGGCGATCACGTGAGCGTCAAGCAACTGGTGGACGATTTTGCGACCTACCTGTACCTACCACGTCTGCAAAGTCCCGACGTGCTGATCGCGGCCATCCGCGACGGATTAAGTCGCCTGACGTGGCAGAGCGACACCTTCGCCTATGCTGACAGTTGGGACGAGAAGGCCCAGCGATACATCGGCCTCCAATCCGGCAGGTCAGTACGGGTGCTCGCTGACGGCCAGAGCATGCTGATCAAGGCGGAGGTCGCCAAGGCCCAGATGGACGCAGAGGCCGCTGCGGCGGCAGCGTCCACGGGGACTGGGAATGGCTCGAACGGCCAGGGCACTGCAGCAGCTACGAACGCCACTGGTCGCGAGACCGTGACCACCGGCAGCTCGTCCGGCGGCGGCACTCAACCCCCGGAACCAGCCAAGCCCGTCTATCGACGCTTCTACGGTTCGGTACAGCTGGACTCGCTACGTGCGGGTCGCGATGCGTCTCGTATCGCCGATGAGGTGATTCAGCACTTGACCAAACTCGTGGATGCGGAGGTGGAGATCACCCTCGAAATCCAAGCCAAGCTGCCGGACGGAGCTTCAGACAAGACCGTTCGTGATGTGACGGAAAACTGCAGGACTTTGAAGTTCGAGTCCTTCGGGTTTGAGGAAGCATAG
- a CDS encoding helicase-related protein encodes MAQLEDITRGAVVKGIMPDGFVTVVDVSWIGTVAIELTYKDSSGKLGSELVYRDREGELEVLQDGKPWSFDGDADLFRLVSEAHRIRMAYLFDPLLAVHSSLVDPLPHQITAVYEEMIPRQPLRFLLADDPGAGKTIMTGLLIKELFARGDLQRCLVVCPGNLVEQWQDELYRRFHLPFEIMTNDKYEAARTGNWFNENPLAVCRLDKLSRNEDVQEKLRATDWDLIVCDEAHKMSASFWGGEIKRTKRHQLGQLLSTLTRHFLLLTATPHNGKEEDFQLFMSLLDGDRFEGKFRDGVHSVDTSDLMRRMVKEDLLKFDGKPLFPERRAYTVEYKLSDAEAELYAKVTAYVREEFNRAEQLANDGRKGTVGFALTILQRRLASSPEAIYQSLRRRRERLEKRCREEELLKRGAEVSLGWSPDLPSFTEDDLEDLEDAPEEEVEATEEHVVDQASAARTIAELKAEIAILSDLEKLALRVRQSTSDRKWDELSRLLQNQTEMFDAHGHRRKLIIFTEHRDTLNYLRDRIGSLIGKPEAVVMIHGGMGREDRRKAQSLFTQDRDVEVLVATDAAGEGINLQRAHLMVNYDLPWNPNRLEQRFGRIHRIGQTEVCHCWNLVASETREGDVYRRLLEKIEQEREALGGKVFDILGKVTFNDKPLRDLLLEAIRYGDQPDVRARLDQVVDTALDRDKLRSLIEEHALAHDSMDATRVQQIREDMERAEARRLQPHFIAAFFLEAFKRLGGTAREREPKRFEITHVPAVIRNRDRLIGMRDPVLTKYERITFEKDLISVGGKPVAEFVCPGHPLLDATIDLVIERHRDLLKQGTVLVDEADAGEEVRALVYLEHSIQDARTDRSGNRRVVSRQVQFVEVNQGEEVRNAGFAPYLDYRPPQDDEHSLLDQIPEPEWLREHIESKAMGFAVANLVPRHLAEVKQRKESLVDKTVEAVKARLTAEINYWDHRAEQLKEQELAGKSNAKINSGKARQRADELTSRLQKRMDELAQERRVSPLPPNVIGGAMIIPMGLIRRLKGSSGQPDTFARETALVEAAAMKAVMDAERALGFEPSDVSADKCGYDVESKVSGNDGHLRFIEVKGRVKGADTVTVTKNEILTALNKPEQFILAIVEVDGEAAIPCYVRQPFSREPDFAVTSVNYKLSELIAQGGPPA; translated from the coding sequence ATGGCTCAACTAGAAGACATCACACGGGGGGCGGTAGTCAAAGGCATCATGCCTGATGGCTTTGTGACCGTCGTAGACGTGTCTTGGATCGGGACGGTAGCAATCGAGCTGACCTACAAAGACAGCTCCGGAAAACTCGGCAGCGAACTTGTCTATCGCGACCGGGAGGGGGAGTTGGAGGTTCTCCAAGATGGCAAGCCTTGGAGTTTCGATGGTGACGCTGACCTGTTTCGTCTTGTCTCAGAAGCCCACCGCATCCGAATGGCCTATCTCTTCGACCCGCTACTCGCAGTTCACTCGTCCTTGGTTGATCCCCTACCTCATCAGATCACGGCCGTCTATGAGGAGATGATCCCAAGGCAGCCATTGCGCTTCCTGCTTGCCGACGATCCCGGTGCCGGCAAGACGATCATGACTGGTCTCTTGATAAAAGAGCTGTTCGCGCGAGGCGATCTCCAACGGTGCTTGGTTGTGTGTCCGGGCAATTTGGTCGAGCAATGGCAGGACGAACTTTATCGACGCTTTCATCTGCCATTCGAGATCATGACGAACGACAAGTACGAAGCCGCTCGCACAGGTAACTGGTTCAACGAGAACCCCCTCGCTGTCTGTCGTCTTGACAAGCTGAGCCGCAACGAGGACGTTCAGGAAAAGCTCCGTGCGACTGACTGGGATCTGATTGTCTGCGACGAAGCGCACAAGATGAGCGCTTCTTTCTGGGGCGGTGAGATCAAGCGGACGAAGCGGCATCAGCTTGGCCAACTGCTATCGACGCTAACGCGGCATTTCCTGCTCCTTACGGCAACACCCCACAACGGTAAGGAAGAGGACTTCCAGTTGTTCATGTCTCTCCTGGATGGCGACCGATTTGAGGGCAAGTTTAGGGATGGTGTCCATTCCGTCGACACGTCTGATCTGATGCGGCGAATGGTCAAGGAAGACCTCCTGAAGTTTGACGGCAAACCGCTGTTCCCGGAGAGACGCGCCTACACCGTGGAGTACAAGCTGTCCGATGCAGAGGCGGAACTCTACGCAAAGGTCACCGCATATGTCCGCGAGGAGTTCAATCGAGCCGAGCAACTGGCGAACGACGGCAGAAAAGGCACAGTCGGATTTGCACTCACCATCCTACAACGACGGCTTGCTTCATCGCCTGAGGCAATCTATCAGTCCCTGCGTCGCCGCCGTGAACGCCTTGAGAAGCGCTGCCGGGAGGAAGAGCTGCTCAAGCGGGGTGCGGAGGTCTCTTTGGGTTGGAGTCCCGATCTTCCCTCGTTCACCGAGGATGACCTAGAGGACCTGGAAGATGCGCCTGAGGAGGAAGTCGAGGCGACCGAAGAACATGTCGTTGATCAGGCGTCGGCAGCAAGGACGATCGCGGAACTGAAGGCCGAGATTGCGATCCTATCCGACCTGGAGAAACTTGCACTTCGTGTGCGCCAATCGACCAGTGACCGCAAATGGGACGAGCTGTCGCGTCTGTTACAGAACCAGACGGAGATGTTCGATGCGCATGGTCACCGGCGCAAGCTGATCATCTTCACCGAACATCGTGACACGTTGAATTACCTGCGCGACCGTATCGGCTCTCTGATCGGCAAGCCCGAAGCCGTGGTAATGATTCACGGCGGTATGGGTCGGGAAGATCGCCGAAAGGCTCAGTCCCTGTTCACCCAGGATCGCGATGTGGAAGTATTGGTGGCGACAGACGCGGCTGGCGAAGGCATCAACCTCCAACGCGCCCACCTGATGGTCAACTACGACCTGCCATGGAACCCCAATCGTCTTGAGCAGCGGTTTGGCCGTATTCACCGCATAGGCCAGACGGAGGTTTGCCACTGCTGGAACCTTGTAGCTTCTGAAACTCGCGAAGGCGACGTCTACCGGAGGCTCCTTGAAAAGATCGAGCAGGAGCGTGAAGCTCTCGGCGGCAAGGTGTTTGACATCCTCGGCAAGGTCACCTTCAACGACAAGCCGCTTCGTGATCTCCTCTTGGAGGCGATTCGCTACGGCGATCAGCCGGACGTTCGCGCCCGCCTGGATCAAGTTGTCGACACGGCTCTGGATCGTGACAAGCTTCGCTCCCTCATCGAAGAACACGCGCTCGCGCACGATTCCATGGACGCCACGCGCGTCCAGCAGATTCGTGAGGACATGGAGCGAGCCGAGGCACGTCGCCTTCAGCCGCACTTCATCGCCGCATTCTTCCTTGAAGCGTTCAAGCGATTGGGCGGCACAGCACGCGAGCGGGAGCCCAAGCGGTTTGAAATTACCCACGTCCCCGCAGTGATCAGGAATCGCGACCGTCTGATCGGCATGCGTGACCCCGTCCTTACGAAATATGAGCGTATCACATTCGAAAAGGACCTGATCAGCGTCGGAGGCAAGCCGGTGGCTGAGTTCGTTTGTCCAGGCCACCCACTGCTCGACGCCACGATTGACTTGGTCATCGAACGCCATCGTGACTTGCTCAAACAGGGCACAGTTCTCGTTGACGAAGCCGACGCAGGAGAGGAGGTCCGGGCGCTGGTGTATCTGGAGCATTCGATACAAGATGCCAGGACTGACCGGTCCGGCAATAGGCGCGTGGTCTCGCGGCAGGTTCAGTTCGTCGAGGTGAACCAGGGCGAAGAGGTGCGCAACGCAGGATTCGCGCCTTATCTGGACTATCGCCCGCCGCAAGATGACGAGCACTCCCTGCTGGACCAGATACCTGAGCCCGAATGGCTGCGCGAACACATCGAATCGAAGGCGATGGGTTTCGCCGTCGCCAATCTCGTTCCTCGTCATCTCGCGGAAGTGAAGCAACGAAAGGAGAGTCTGGTTGACAAGACCGTCGAGGCGGTGAAAGCCAGGCTCACGGCAGAGATCAACTATTGGGATCATCGAGCGGAGCAGCTCAAGGAGCAGGAACTCGCTGGGAAATCCAACGCGAAAATCAACTCTGGGAAAGCCAGGCAGCGAGCAGATGAACTCACCAGTCGGCTCCAGAAACGCATGGATGAGTTGGCTCAGGAGCGACGCGTATCGCCGCTGCCTCCGAACGTAATCGGGGGTGCGATGATCATCCCGATGGGGCTGATCCGTCGCCTCAAGGGGTCGAGTGGCCAGCCCGACACGTTCGCTCGCGAGACCGCACTAGTGGAAGCGGCCGCCATGAAGGCTGTGATGGATGCGGAGCGAGCACTCGGCTTCGAACCGTCGGACGTGTCGGCGGACAAATGCGGCTATGACGTGGAGTCGAAGGTGTCGGGCAACGACGGGCACCTGCGATTCATTGAGGTCAAGGGTCGGGTGAAGGGCGCGGATACCGTCACAGTCACGAAGAACGAGATTCTGACCGCTCTGAACAAGCCGGAGCAGTTCATTCTTGCCATCGTCGAGGTCGATGGTGAGGCCGCGATTCCCTGCTATGTGCGCCAGCCCTTCAGCCGCGAGCCGGATTTCGCCGTCACAAGCGTCAACTACAAGCTGTCCGAACTCATCGCCCAGGGGGGACCGCCAGCGTGA
- a CDS encoding VWA domain-containing protein, with the protein MTDKHTDITMILDRSGSMHGMQAQVIESFNSFLAEQRELDRPATFSLVQFNADVRSTIQTLPIDQIRDIDEKDYLPGGTTALLDAIGGTIGHIRRRVKNLRHEPDVIVLVLTDGMENSSTRYSFKQISEMITKAETHGWRFVFMAAGLEAFNQREGLGIRVERAARMRQTPESYRRGMEVASRKVRATREFNDLVHMDFLEKELAYIAEQEREDKD; encoded by the coding sequence ATGACCGACAAGCACACCGACATCACGATGATCCTCGACCGTTCGGGCTCCATGCATGGGATGCAGGCACAGGTGATCGAGAGCTTCAACAGCTTCCTCGCCGAGCAGCGGGAGCTGGACCGGCCCGCCACCTTCTCGCTGGTTCAGTTCAATGCTGACGTGCGGAGCACCATCCAGACCCTGCCGATCGACCAGATCCGCGACATCGACGAGAAGGACTACCTTCCCGGCGGGACAACGGCCCTGCTCGACGCCATCGGCGGGACTATCGGGCACATCCGACGACGGGTGAAGAACCTCAGGCACGAGCCGGACGTGATCGTGCTGGTGCTCACCGACGGCATGGAGAACTCGAGCACCCGGTACTCGTTCAAACAGATCAGCGAGATGATCACGAAGGCCGAGACGCACGGCTGGCGGTTCGTCTTCATGGCCGCCGGGCTCGAGGCCTTCAACCAGCGGGAGGGCCTGGGGATCCGTGTGGAACGAGCTGCGAGGATGCGCCAAACGCCGGAGTCCTACCGCCGTGGCATGGAGGTCGCCTCCCGGAAGGTCCGCGCCACCAGGGAGTTCAACGATCTGGTCCACATGGATTTCCTCGAGAAGGAACTGGCGTACATCGCCGAGCAGGAGCGGGAGGACAAGGACTGA
- a CDS encoding DUF1156 domain-containing protein — translation MAERRKKLIEVALPLEAINKESAREKSIRHGHPSTLHLWWARRPLAACRAVLFAQLVDDPDSDPAYRNADGSVDEERAGLKRAQLFNLIEELVKWENSNNDRVINAARAEIARCVASRLIEEGKLQKDTIIHGKDEGKPHPKGPISGEFRTAWELIIYGNGDLEALDNRTTRLCPPEVVNHFLATYAPPVLDPFAGGGSIPLEAQRLGLRAYASDLNPVPVLINKALIEIPPKFANQPPVNPEAQKKLKTARYHGAEGLAEDVRYYGKWMRDEAEKRIGHLYPKVKITKEMAKDRPDLKDYVGHELTVIACLWARTVPSPDPSFAGQHVPLAGSFWLSKKKGKEAYVRVDIDKKDQDYSFRVCLGCPDDKYDPAEGTKLGKGASFRCVLSGTVIDKSYTRQQFQSHNDSTRLMAVVCDGKRERLYLTPTDELASAADVPRPEGLLTEAMPDQCPDLVSGRGYGISEWWQLFTPRQLTAMHTLSTLVSDARTRIAADAASVTAEMRTDKTALKTGPADNYADAVATYLGLVVSRTANSLSTASIWSTTRGQSINAFGRQALPMTWDFPEVNPFAGAAGDFGESCKNIAKILPLLPASGQSDVEQLNATSQLRKGIVSTDPPYYDNIGYADLSDFFYLWMRNSLRSIYPQLFSTLLTPKSEEMIASRYRHGGNKAEAASFFEAQLAIAISQWRKNSVADYPTTIFYAFKQAETDSTGTASTGWETFLFGIIDHGFAIAGTWPMRTERDQGLKTGTNVLASSVVLACVPRAEDAPMATRREFLNALKRELPDAMKKLQSGNIAPVDLAQAAIGPGMAVFSRYSKVVESDGEAMTVRAALTIINQMLDEVLAEQEGEFDGDTRWAVAWFETHGVQEGPYGVAETLSKAKNTSVQGLVEAGVITARGGKVKLIPRESLPEDWNPTTDARATSWEAMQHLIRRLQNEGELSAAELLARLGGDYGEMARDLAYRLYSICERKGWAQEALAYNSLVIAWSEISKLSRTVSASKPAKSAGLFE, via the coding sequence ATGGCTGAACGACGAAAGAAACTCATCGAAGTTGCGCTCCCGTTGGAGGCGATCAATAAGGAATCGGCTCGGGAGAAGTCGATTCGGCACGGGCACCCGTCCACGTTGCACCTGTGGTGGGCGCGGCGACCGCTGGCTGCTTGTCGGGCGGTGTTGTTCGCGCAGCTTGTCGACGATCCGGACTCCGATCCGGCGTATCGCAACGCCGATGGCAGCGTCGATGAGGAGCGGGCCGGGCTGAAGCGGGCGCAGCTTTTCAACCTGATCGAAGAGCTGGTCAAGTGGGAGAACTCCAACAACGACCGCGTCATCAACGCCGCCCGGGCGGAAATTGCCCGCTGCGTGGCCAGTCGGCTCATCGAGGAGGGCAAGCTCCAGAAGGACACGATCATCCACGGGAAGGATGAGGGCAAGCCGCATCCCAAGGGGCCGATCTCCGGCGAGTTCCGCACGGCTTGGGAGCTGATCATCTACGGCAACGGCGACCTCGAAGCCCTCGACAACCGCACCACGCGCCTCTGCCCGCCGGAGGTGGTCAACCACTTCCTGGCCACCTACGCGCCGCCCGTGCTCGACCCGTTCGCCGGCGGCGGGAGCATACCGCTGGAAGCCCAACGGCTGGGCCTGCGCGCCTATGCCAGTGATCTAAACCCGGTGCCGGTGCTGATCAACAAGGCGCTGATCGAGATTCCGCCCAAGTTCGCCAACCAGCCGCCGGTGAATCCGGAAGCCCAGAAGAAGCTCAAGACCGCCCGCTACCACGGCGCGGAGGGCCTCGCCGAGGATGTCCGCTACTACGGCAAGTGGATGCGCGACGAGGCCGAGAAACGCATCGGCCACCTCTACCCGAAGGTGAAGATCACGAAGGAGATGGCCAAGGATCGGCCGGACTTGAAGGACTACGTTGGGCATGAGTTGACTGTGATTGCGTGCTTGTGGGCCAGAACCGTGCCGAGTCCCGATCCCTCTTTTGCGGGACAACACGTGCCTCTAGCCGGATCATTCTGGTTGAGCAAGAAGAAGGGTAAGGAAGCGTACGTTCGAGTGGACATCGACAAGAAAGACCAAGACTACTCGTTCCGCGTGTGCCTTGGATGTCCAGACGACAAGTACGACCCGGCTGAAGGAACGAAGCTCGGAAAAGGCGCGAGCTTTCGCTGTGTGCTCTCTGGTACAGTCATCGATAAGAGCTATACCCGACAGCAGTTTCAGTCCCACAACGACTCTACACGACTCATGGCTGTTGTTTGTGATGGCAAGCGGGAGCGCCTCTATCTCACCCCGACAGACGAGCTAGCCTCGGCTGCTGATGTACCTAGGCCCGAAGGCCTTCTAACTGAGGCGATGCCAGACCAATGTCCAGACTTAGTGAGTGGGCGTGGCTACGGCATTAGCGAATGGTGGCAACTGTTCACTCCGCGCCAGCTTACAGCGATGCATACCCTAAGCACGCTCGTGAGTGATGCAAGGACGCGAATCGCTGCAGACGCTGCAAGCGTCACTGCAGAAATGCGGACGGACAAGACAGCATTGAAAACAGGTCCAGCTGACAACTATGCGGACGCCGTGGCAACGTATCTCGGACTTGTTGTGAGCCGCACTGCCAATAGCCTTTCAACGGCGTCGATTTGGTCAACGACACGCGGTCAGTCAATCAATGCATTTGGTCGCCAAGCTCTGCCTATGACGTGGGACTTTCCTGAAGTCAATCCATTTGCTGGCGCGGCAGGTGATTTTGGGGAATCCTGCAAGAACATCGCCAAAATTCTGCCGCTGCTCCCGGCGTCAGGACAGTCTGATGTCGAACAGCTAAATGCAACCTCGCAGCTTCGAAAAGGAATCGTATCAACGGACCCGCCGTATTACGACAATATCGGCTACGCCGACCTCAGTGACTTCTTCTACTTGTGGATGCGCAACAGCCTCCGGTCCATCTATCCGCAACTCTTCAGCACGCTGCTTACACCAAAGAGCGAAGAAATGATTGCTAGTAGGTACAGGCACGGAGGCAACAAGGCTGAAGCTGCGTCGTTCTTTGAGGCCCAGTTGGCGATTGCGATCTCGCAATGGAGGAAGAACAGTGTTGCGGATTACCCAACCACAATCTTCTATGCATTCAAGCAAGCCGAGACGGACAGTACAGGGACGGCATCTACTGGTTGGGAGACATTTCTGTTCGGAATTATAGATCATGGCTTTGCTATCGCTGGGACTTGGCCCATGCGTACTGAGCGAGACCAGGGATTAAAGACCGGTACAAATGTGCTCGCATCCTCAGTTGTCTTGGCATGCGTACCTCGGGCAGAGGATGCGCCGATGGCAACGCGTCGAGAGTTCCTCAACGCGCTCAAGCGAGAACTGCCGGACGCCATGAAGAAACTCCAGAGCGGCAACATTGCGCCCGTGGACCTCGCCCAAGCCGCCATCGGTCCGGGCATGGCGGTCTTCAGCAGATACAGCAAGGTCGTCGAGTCAGACGGCGAGGCAATGACCGTGCGAGCGGCTCTGACGATCATCAACCAGATGTTAGACGAAGTGCTGGCCGAGCAGGAAGGCGAGTTCGACGGCGACACGCGCTGGGCGGTGGCGTGGTTCGAGACGCACGGCGTGCAGGAAGGCCCCTACGGCGTGGCCGAGACGCTCAGCAAGGCCAAGAACACCAGCGTGCAGGGCCTGGTCGAGGCCGGGGTCATCACCGCGCGCGGCGGGAAGGTCAAGCTGATCCCACGCGAATCACTACCCGAAGACTGGAACCCGACCACGGACGCCCGGGCGACGAGCTGGGAGGCGATGCAGCACCTGATCCGCCGTCTGCAGAACGAAGGCGAGCTGTCGGCGGCTGAGCTGCTGGCTCGTCTGGGCGGCGACTACGGCGAGATGGCCCGCGACCTGGCGTACCGCCTCTACAGCATCTGCGAACGCAAGGGCTGGGCGCAGGAAGCCCTGGCTTACAACAGCCTGGTCATCGCCTGGAGCGAGATCAGCAAACTGTCACGAACGGTGAGCGCGTCCAAGCCGGCCAAGTCGGCGGGGTTGTTTGAGTAA